Proteins from a genomic interval of Lysobacter stagni:
- a CDS encoding DUF1579 domain-containing protein, with translation MKIAQMPLCLVLLTALPLAVAAKEPKAAKAAPHPTAEQQAMMEAWQKAGTPGEQHKQLAGMAGNWTTKQTMWMEPGAPPMVQSGSATGTLVLGGRHVRQDYKGEWMGQPFEGVGYTGFDNVTGKYYSSWMDSGSTGLFVSYGDYDPATRTYTFTGEMTDPAAGGAKIPVRQLVRIVDNDHHVFDMYETRGGKEMHAMQIEYTRAK, from the coding sequence ATGAAGATCGCGCAGATGCCGCTGTGCCTCGTCCTGCTGACCGCGCTGCCGCTGGCCGTCGCGGCGAAGGAACCCAAGGCCGCGAAAGCCGCACCGCACCCCACCGCCGAGCAGCAGGCGATGATGGAGGCGTGGCAGAAGGCCGGCACACCCGGTGAACAGCACAAGCAGCTGGCCGGCATGGCCGGCAACTGGACGACGAAGCAGACGATGTGGATGGAACCGGGCGCACCGCCGATGGTGCAGTCGGGCAGCGCCACCGGCACGCTGGTCCTGGGCGGCCGCCACGTTCGCCAGGACTACAAGGGCGAGTGGATGGGCCAGCCGTTCGAAGGCGTTGGCTACACCGGCTTCGACAACGTCACCGGCAAGTACTACAGCAGCTGGATGGACAGCGGCTCGACGGGGCTGTTCGTGTCCTACGGCGACTACGACCCGGCCACGCGCACCTACACCTTCACTGGCGAGATGACCGACCCGGCCGCGGGCGGCGCGAAGATTCCGGTCCGCCAGCTGGTGCGCATCGTCGACAACGACCATCACGTCTTCGACATGTACGAAACGCGCGGCGGCAAGGAAATGCACGCGATGCAGATCGAGTACACGCGCGCGAAATGA
- a CDS encoding DUF4286 family protein: MRGADDTRVIYEVDLDLEAAIAADYVSWLQAHVREILALPGFIDARVSRVEEPAAEPDRAWLCVHYVLRDAAALEAYLRDHAPRLRAEGQARFGGRFQARRRILRVLSEHGATPRD; this comes from the coding sequence GTGCGCGGCGCCGACGACACCCGCGTGATCTACGAGGTCGACCTCGACCTGGAGGCGGCCATCGCCGCCGATTACGTGTCGTGGCTGCAGGCGCACGTGCGCGAGATCCTCGCGCTGCCGGGCTTCATCGACGCGCGCGTCTCGCGGGTGGAGGAACCGGCCGCCGAGCCGGACCGCGCGTGGCTGTGCGTGCATTACGTGCTGCGCGACGCGGCGGCACTGGAAGCCTACCTGCGCGATCACGCACCGCGTTTGCGTGCGGAAGGTCAGGCGCGCTTCGGCGGCCGTTTCCAGGCACGACGGCGCATCCTGCGGGTGTTGTCCGAGCACGGCGCAACACCGCGCGACTGA
- a CDS encoding DUF3106 domain-containing protein, with protein sequence MRRDRLRWCAPLLAGALCAVAATAVSAPPELAELLERLPPSAQAPLRRNAAQWDEWSPAQQSDFRARMAAWDALPRAERDARREQYAAWRALPASEQAHLQAAGERFAALPPDLQAAWRAQFDAIDRSERRGWLLGPTVGADYRMLQPLLAQVPEADHARLLAALRSMTPQQRQELGVLAQRTPPAAREALRRELLSVRADDRNDWLWRRLQH encoded by the coding sequence ATGCGCCGTGATCGCCTGCGCTGGTGCGCCCCACTGCTGGCCGGCGCGCTGTGCGCCGTCGCCGCGACGGCCGTCTCGGCGCCGCCTGAGCTGGCCGAACTGCTCGAACGCCTGCCGCCATCCGCGCAGGCGCCACTTCGACGCAATGCCGCGCAATGGGACGAGTGGTCGCCTGCGCAGCAGTCGGACTTCCGGGCGCGCATGGCCGCATGGGACGCCCTGCCGCGCGCGGAGCGCGATGCACGCCGCGAGCAGTACGCGGCGTGGCGTGCGTTGCCGGCGTCGGAACAGGCGCATCTGCAGGCCGCCGGCGAGCGTTTCGCCGCCCTCCCGCCGGACCTCCAGGCCGCATGGCGTGCGCAGTTCGATGCGATCGACCGCAGCGAACGCCGCGGCTGGCTGCTCGGTCCGACCGTCGGCGCCGACTACCGGATGCTGCAACCGCTGCTCGCGCAGGTGCCCGAAGCCGACCACGCGCGGCTGCTGGCGGCGTTGCGTTCGATGACGCCGCAGCAGCGGCAGGAACTGGGCGTGCTGGCCCAGCGCACACCACCGGCCGCTCGCGAGGCATTGCGCCGCGAACTGCTGTCGGTGCGCGCGGACGACCGGAACGACTGGCTGTGGCGACGCCTGCAGCACTAG
- a CDS encoding Sua5/YciO/YrdC/YwlC family protein has translation MRAPLSAADAAAVLRRGGVIAYPTEAVWGLGCDPFDEAAVLRLLSLKQRPVDKGVILIAGAREQLDGLLDWNALTDAQREAVLSSWPGPNTWIVPTTPRVPRWITGVHDGVAVRVSAHPDVVALCAAFGGPLVSTSANLAGEPPAYARGELDPRVLAQVDGTGTGETGGLASPTAIRDARSGAQIRA, from the coding sequence ATGCGCGCTCCGCTGTCCGCTGCAGACGCCGCCGCCGTGCTCCGCCGCGGCGGCGTGATCGCCTACCCCACCGAGGCCGTGTGGGGTTTGGGCTGCGATCCGTTCGACGAAGCCGCGGTGCTGCGCCTGCTGTCCCTCAAGCAGCGTCCGGTGGACAAGGGCGTGATCCTGATCGCCGGCGCCCGTGAACAGCTCGACGGCCTGCTCGACTGGAACGCCCTGACCGACGCGCAACGCGAGGCGGTGCTGTCCTCCTGGCCGGGGCCGAACACGTGGATCGTGCCCACCACGCCACGCGTGCCGCGCTGGATCACCGGCGTGCACGATGGCGTGGCCGTGCGCGTGAGCGCACACCCGGACGTGGTCGCGCTGTGTGCGGCGTTCGGCGGTCCGCTGGTGTCCACCAGCGCCAACCTCGCCGGCGAGCCGCCGGCCTACGCGCGCGGCGAACTCGACCCGCGCGTGCTGGCGCAGGTGGATGGAACCGGCACCGGCGAAACCGGCGGCCTGGCCTCGCCCACCGCGATCCGCGACGCGCGCAGCGGCGCACAGATCCGCGCCTGA
- a CDS encoding DUF4124 domain-containing protein: protein MRPACRTALTTALPLLLAASGVLAADITIYRCTDAQGHLTLRDTPCRKGETQQTKEMQRPKDAPPSRAKATAKAAAPEIETETTLPPTHYVVMKPPRPMYECVTPDNRSYLSDTSAGNPRWVPLWTLGYPTVVSRDSGYGGGVYARVGGQFNGGDGRYQVSVGDRPPPRPPEGMPPPGGYAVDSYGAGTWVYDECHALPQEEVCARLRDERWNLGRRYNSALQSERQQIDQEQRGIDARLASDCGGA, encoded by the coding sequence ATGCGTCCTGCCTGCCGCACCGCCCTGACGACCGCGCTGCCGCTGCTGCTGGCCGCGTCAGGCGTATTGGCCGCGGACATCACCATCTACCGCTGTACCGACGCCCAGGGCCACCTCACCCTGCGGGACACGCCCTGCCGAAAGGGCGAAACGCAGCAGACGAAGGAAATGCAGCGTCCGAAAGACGCGCCACCGTCGCGCGCGAAGGCGACCGCCAAAGCCGCCGCTCCCGAGATCGAAACCGAAACGACGCTGCCGCCCACGCACTATGTCGTGATGAAGCCACCGCGTCCGATGTACGAGTGCGTCACGCCCGACAACCGCAGCTACCTCAGCGACACCAGCGCCGGCAATCCGCGCTGGGTGCCGCTGTGGACGCTGGGCTATCCGACGGTGGTGTCGCGCGACTCCGGCTACGGTGGCGGCGTCTATGCGCGCGTGGGCGGGCAATTCAATGGCGGCGACGGTCGCTACCAGGTCAGCGTGGGCGATCGCCCACCGCCGCGTCCGCCCGAAGGCATGCCCCCGCCGGGCGGCTACGCCGTGGATTCGTACGGTGCCGGCACCTGGGTTTACGACGAATGCCATGCCCTGCCGCAGGAGGAAGTCTGCGCGCGCCTTCGCGACGAACGCTGGAACCTGGGCCGTCGCTACAACAGCGCGCTGCAGAGCGAGCGGCAGCAGATCGACCAGGAACAGCGCGGCATCGACGCGCGCCTGGCAAGCGACTGCGGAGGCGCCTGA
- a CDS encoding CocE/NonD family hydrolase, translating to MRPALVWWIVLVALALAAGALFVLRERIPANWQQPLRALVFNVRIDDDVRIVMPDGTPLAGTLYRPRGADSPLPTIYVRLPYDRRRYGEALGEGMFFARNGYAVLVQDVRGKFESGGDDFVPWRHATADGAATLDWIAAQPWSNGKVGTIGCSALGELQYALARANHPAHAAMIPMAAGGAAGDVAGQAGYFGAFEGGVFQLASAAGWFSKHGLKASHGPWPETLDMAGTLRTLPTLDVVRRVRPGANAYEDFLQTSLGDPRWRALDYVSEDDRPRVPALVIDTWGDPSLSGTLAITEAVRRHSPDAAANQHVVIAPGNHCEHELIAGIGRFGDLPVRNADRPYREWYLAWFDYWLRGKGDGLAKLPAYQFFVLNEQRWLSSTQWPPAESRVQAWYLGSGGRANGRDGDGVLALQPARETNADEFLYDPLHPVPSRGGPLCCTGDPTQQSGPVDQRDVEVRDDVLVYTSAPLQAPLRIAGPLRAQLVVSSSAPDTDFVARLVDVSPDGRAINIQEGALRARYRDGVERPSPMTPGKRYVLDVPMRSIAYLLPAGHRLRLDITSSSFPRLERNLNTGGRNYDESAPAKALNRIFHGGDAVSFVELSVLDTPVPEERSFVGPR from the coding sequence GTGCGCCCCGCCCTGGTCTGGTGGATCGTGCTCGTCGCGCTGGCGCTGGCAGCCGGTGCGTTGTTCGTGCTGCGCGAACGCATCCCCGCCAACTGGCAGCAGCCGCTGCGCGCGCTGGTGTTCAACGTGCGCATCGACGACGACGTGCGCATCGTCATGCCCGACGGAACGCCACTGGCCGGCACGTTGTACCGGCCGCGTGGCGCGGACAGCCCGTTGCCCACCATCTATGTGCGCCTGCCCTACGACCGTCGCCGCTACGGCGAGGCACTCGGCGAGGGCATGTTCTTCGCGCGCAATGGCTACGCCGTGCTGGTGCAGGACGTGCGCGGCAAGTTCGAATCCGGCGGCGACGATTTCGTGCCCTGGCGCCACGCCACCGCCGATGGCGCCGCCACGCTGGACTGGATCGCCGCGCAACCCTGGTCGAACGGCAAGGTCGGAACGATCGGCTGCTCGGCGCTGGGCGAGCTGCAGTACGCACTGGCACGCGCCAACCACCCCGCGCATGCGGCGATGATCCCGATGGCCGCCGGCGGCGCCGCGGGCGATGTGGCGGGCCAGGCAGGCTACTTCGGCGCCTTCGAGGGCGGCGTGTTCCAGCTGGCCAGCGCGGCGGGCTGGTTCTCCAAGCACGGCCTGAAGGCCTCGCACGGTCCTTGGCCCGAAACGCTGGACATGGCGGGGACTCTTCGCACGCTGCCGACGCTCGACGTGGTGCGTCGCGTGCGCCCCGGCGCGAACGCCTATGAGGACTTCCTGCAGACCTCGCTGGGTGATCCGCGCTGGCGCGCCCTCGATTACGTGTCCGAGGACGATCGACCGCGTGTTCCGGCACTGGTGATCGACACCTGGGGCGATCCGAGCCTGTCCGGCACGCTGGCCATCACCGAAGCGGTGCGGCGCCACTCACCCGACGCCGCGGCGAACCAGCACGTGGTGATCGCACCGGGCAACCATTGCGAGCACGAACTCATCGCCGGGATCGGCCGCTTCGGCGACCTGCCCGTGCGCAATGCCGACCGCCCGTACCGCGAGTGGTACCTGGCGTGGTTCGACTACTGGCTGCGCGGCAAGGGCGACGGACTGGCGAAGTTGCCGGCCTATCAGTTCTTCGTACTCAACGAGCAGCGCTGGCTCAGCTCGACGCAGTGGCCGCCCGCCGAATCGCGCGTGCAGGCGTGGTACCTGGGCAGCGGCGGCCGCGCCAACGGTCGCGACGGCGACGGTGTGCTCGCCTTGCAACCTGCGCGCGAAACGAACGCCGACGAATTCCTGTACGACCCGCTGCACCCCGTGCCCTCGCGGGGTGGCCCGCTGTGCTGCACGGGCGATCCCACGCAGCAGTCGGGGCCGGTCGACCAGCGCGACGTCGAGGTGCGCGACGATGTGCTCGTGTACACCTCCGCGCCGCTGCAGGCGCCGCTGCGCATCGCCGGCCCGCTGCGCGCACAGCTGGTGGTGTCGTCCTCCGCGCCGGACACGGATTTCGTGGCGCGCCTGGTGGACGTCTCGCCGGATGGACGCGCCATCAACATCCAGGAAGGCGCGCTGCGCGCGCGCTATCGCGATGGCGTGGAACGCCCCAGTCCGATGACGCCCGGCAAGCGTTACGTGCTGGACGTGCCGATGCGTTCCATCGCCTACCTGTTGCCGGCGGGGCATCGCCTGCGCCTGGACATCACCAGTAGCAGCTTTCCGCGGCTGGAACGCAACCTCAACACCGGCGGCCGCAACTACGACGAGTCCGCGCCGGCCAAGGCGCTCAACCGTATTTTCCACGGCGGCGACGCGGTGAGCTTCGTGGAATTGTCCGTGCTCGACACGCCCGTGCCGGAAGAGCGATCGTTCGTCGGTCCGCGCTGA
- a CDS encoding sigma-70 region 4 domain-containing protein translates to MSVPPTSVRSAPPALSAFLRGVERRGAVLAELQAGDAMAGDAALVQAMARFRAEAESTPMAAWPTRFWGLLLTQPQLRQRTQVALAIEATDRLGELGSGPRAALLLRVAAGLSDEDAAEVLGLPESSYRLALQRALPHHPDGRADPSTWQQLRDQIHRRIKTLPPDRLVRLSNAREAALRGEAGPAAEARALPATARRRPRWLMPLLWGLLGICVLALAATFWRWGGDLPGMGASGRVDVEPLPEGGAPASRYGDELAIVAHRDFALLADAQGQADARDLEFRSWFAAQQAAGVERPTPPADLPGDTTVPPSPVPTEGETEAGAETSDAP, encoded by the coding sequence ATGAGCGTTCCCCCGACTTCCGTCCGTTCCGCGCCGCCGGCGTTGTCCGCCTTCCTGCGTGGCGTGGAGCGCCGCGGGGCGGTCCTGGCCGAGCTGCAGGCCGGCGACGCGATGGCCGGCGATGCCGCCCTGGTACAGGCCATGGCGCGCTTCCGCGCCGAGGCCGAATCCACCCCCATGGCCGCCTGGCCAACCCGTTTCTGGGGTCTGTTGCTGACGCAGCCACAGTTGCGCCAGCGCACCCAGGTGGCCCTGGCCATCGAGGCGACCGATCGCCTGGGTGAACTGGGCAGCGGGCCGCGTGCGGCGCTGCTGCTGCGCGTCGCGGCCGGTCTGTCGGACGAGGATGCCGCAGAGGTGCTGGGCCTGCCCGAGTCCAGCTACCGCCTGGCCCTGCAGCGCGCGTTGCCGCACCACCCGGACGGTCGTGCCGACCCCTCGACGTGGCAGCAGCTGCGCGACCAGATCCATCGCCGCATCAAGACGCTGCCGCCCGATCGTCTGGTACGCCTGAGCAACGCCCGGGAAGCAGCGTTGCGCGGCGAAGCCGGCCCGGCCGCGGAGGCTCGGGCATTGCCGGCAACGGCCCGCCGACGCCCGCGCTGGCTCATGCCGCTGCTGTGGGGCTTGCTCGGGATCTGCGTGCTGGCGCTGGCCGCGACCTTCTGGCGCTGGGGGGGCGACCTGCCGGGCATGGGGGCCTCCGGGCGTGTGGACGTCGAACCCCTGCCCGAGGGCGGCGCCCCAGCCTCGCGTTACGGCGACGAGCTGGCGATCGTGGCCCACCGCGACTTCGCCCTGCTGGCCGATGCGCAGGGCCAGGCCGATGCGCGCGACCTCGAGTTCCGCAGCTGGTTCGCCGCACAGCAGGCGGCAGGCGTCGAACGGCCCACGCCGCCGGCGGACCTGCCCGGCGACACGACGGTGCCGCCGTCGCCGGTGCCGACCGAGGGCGAGACCGAGGCCGGAGCAGAGACGTCCGATGCGCCGTGA
- a CDS encoding SDR family oxidoreductase has translation MDPKRWRLDGQLALVTGGSAGIGRAIARELLGFGADVLLAARDVTALDTARAELMEDFPDREVQGFVADVADDEQRRELLDWVEDFGEGLHILVNNAGGNLTKATTDYTEDEWRQVFEINVFSAFELSRYAHPLLTRHAASSIVNVGSVSGTTHVRTGAPYGMSKAAMHQMTRNLAVEWAEDGVRVNAVAPWYIRTRRTSDKLADPDYLDEVLLRTPLGRIGEPEEVAAAVTFLCLPASGYITGECIAVDGGFLRYGF, from the coding sequence ATGGACCCGAAGCGTTGGCGCCTGGACGGTCAGCTGGCCCTGGTCACCGGTGGCAGCGCCGGCATCGGCCGCGCGATCGCGCGCGAACTGCTGGGTTTCGGTGCCGACGTGCTGCTGGCCGCGCGCGACGTCACCGCGCTGGATACCGCGCGCGCGGAGCTGATGGAGGATTTCCCCGACCGCGAAGTGCAGGGCTTCGTCGCCGATGTCGCCGACGACGAACAGCGCCGGGAACTGCTGGACTGGGTGGAGGACTTCGGCGAGGGCCTGCACATCCTGGTCAACAATGCTGGCGGCAACCTCACCAAGGCCACGACCGACTACACCGAGGACGAGTGGCGGCAGGTGTTCGAGATCAACGTGTTCTCCGCGTTTGAGCTCTCGCGCTACGCGCACCCGCTGCTGACGCGCCACGCGGCCTCGAGCATCGTCAACGTGGGCAGCGTGTCTGGTACCACGCACGTGCGCACGGGCGCGCCGTACGGAATGAGCAAGGCGGCGATGCACCAGATGACGCGCAACCTCGCCGTGGAATGGGCCGAGGACGGCGTGCGCGTCAACGCGGTGGCGCCCTGGTACATCCGCACCCGCCGCACGTCCGACAAACTGGCCGACCCCGATTACCTGGATGAAGTGCTGCTGCGCACGCCGCTGGGCCGCATCGGCGAACCGGAGGAAGTGGCGGCGGCGGTGACTTTCCTGTGCCTTCCCGCGTCGGGCTACATCACCGGCGAATGCATCGCCGTGGACGGCGGCTTCCTGCGTTACGGGTTCTGA
- a CDS encoding MATE family efflux transporter, whose product MSLPSVDAPGRTGLLAEVRTTALLAAPLVGGHVSTGLIGFVDNVLAGHHGTTTLASVTIGTALWWLPMMVPIGTLLSVPPSVSQLDGAGRRGDIGSLFRQALWLAAGLGVLLFAFLTLIPHALLPMGIAPEIVPGATAFLHGIRWGVMALTLFFCMRYLSEGLHWTLPTLLLSAGGLLILLPVGYTLTFGKFGFPEMGAGGLGVASAIMLWLQAIGFFLVLRKARRFADLRLFERFDLPHWPTIRGLLATGLPIGVTVLMEGGLFITTALLMGRLGQVPAAAHQIAINLAALCFMVPMGLAEATTVRVGHALGRADFHGVRRAAKAGYAIVLGTQLLSGIVLLTGNELLVSFYTHDAAVATLAASLLLYAAAFQFPDGVQVLSAGALRGLKDTRVPMVLAAIAYWGIGMPLGTGLGLGLGWGPKGMWVGLIAGLTFAAVLLCLRFIRSSHPDRLVMRGP is encoded by the coding sequence ATGTCGCTTCCTTCCGTTGACGCCCCGGGCCGCACGGGCCTGCTGGCCGAAGTACGCACCACCGCCCTGCTCGCCGCGCCGCTGGTCGGCGGCCATGTTTCCACGGGCCTGATCGGCTTCGTCGACAACGTACTCGCCGGCCACCACGGCACCACCACGCTGGCCTCGGTCACCATCGGCACGGCACTGTGGTGGCTGCCGATGATGGTGCCGATCGGAACGCTGCTGTCGGTACCGCCGTCGGTGTCGCAGCTCGATGGCGCAGGCCGGCGCGGCGACATCGGCTCGCTGTTCCGCCAGGCCCTGTGGCTGGCCGCGGGTCTGGGCGTGCTGCTGTTCGCCTTCCTCACGCTGATCCCGCATGCGTTGTTGCCCATGGGCATCGCACCGGAGATCGTGCCGGGCGCGACCGCGTTCCTGCACGGCATCCGCTGGGGCGTGATGGCGCTGACGCTGTTCTTCTGCATGCGCTACCTCAGCGAAGGGCTGCACTGGACCTTGCCGACACTGCTGCTCAGCGCGGGCGGGCTGCTGATCCTGCTGCCGGTGGGTTACACGCTGACGTTCGGCAAGTTCGGCTTTCCCGAAATGGGTGCCGGCGGGCTGGGTGTCGCCTCGGCGATCATGCTGTGGCTGCAGGCGATCGGCTTCTTCCTGGTGTTGCGCAAGGCCCGGCGCTTCGCCGATCTGCGGCTGTTCGAGCGCTTCGACCTGCCGCACTGGCCCACCATCCGCGGCCTGCTCGCCACCGGCCTTCCGATCGGCGTGACCGTGCTGATGGAAGGCGGCCTGTTCATCACCACCGCACTGCTGATGGGGCGCCTGGGCCAGGTGCCGGCGGCCGCACACCAGATCGCGATCAACCTCGCCGCGCTATGCTTCATGGTGCCGATGGGTCTGGCGGAGGCCACCACGGTGCGCGTGGGCCACGCGCTGGGTCGCGCCGACTTCCACGGCGTGCGCCGCGCGGCGAAGGCCGGCTACGCGATCGTGCTGGGCACGCAGTTGCTGTCGGGCATCGTGCTGCTCACCGGCAACGAACTGCTGGTGAGCTTCTACACGCACGATGCGGCGGTGGCGACGTTGGCCGCCTCGCTGCTGCTGTACGCGGCGGCGTTCCAGTTCCCCGACGGCGTGCAGGTGCTTTCCGCCGGCGCGCTGCGCGGCCTGAAGGACACACGGGTACCGATGGTGCTGGCCGCCATCGCCTACTGGGGCATCGGCATGCCGTTGGGCACCGGGCTCGGTCTGGGCCTGGGCTGGGGACCGAAGGGCATGTGGGTTGGCCTGATCGCCGGCCTGACCTTCGCCGCCGTGCTGCTGTGCCTGCGCTTCATCCGTTCCAGCCACCCGGACCGTCTGGTGATGCGCGGTCCCTGA
- the sppA gene encoding signal peptide peptidase SppA, protein MNDTPRRGPIARFFVGLWDAMNFTRRLILNLLFFALLLLFLAILGAGPRTRPLLDRTALVIAPDGALVEQFSSDPASRALAKLLGEKRGEVQLRDLVRALDAARRDKRIERVVLDLDKLQAGGMASLREVADAIARVRASGKQVVAFSEMMDQKQYLLASQANEVYLDPMGGMLLEGLGRYRTYFRQGLQDKLGVDVHLFKVGEYKSAAEPYVLDGASPEAKEADLYWMNDVWQRYLADVAKARKLDAAKLAEGIDQMPEGIAAAQGDLAKFALQAKLVDGLKTREDVDDLLIERGIADEDAEGGFRQVSLDEYLVNVDSGIQAVDQRPQIAVVVAEGEISGGEQPPGSVGGVSTSALLREARDDENVKAVVLRVDSPGGEVFASEQIRREIVGLKKAGKPVAVSMGDLAASGGYWISMDADRIYADASTITGSIGIFGLIPTIPRALEKIGVRSDGVGTTRFAGAFDITRPLQPEVGQVIQAVIDKGYRDFTGRVAQARNKPVEQVDEVARGRVWTGAQAKERGLVDELGGMQQAIDFAAERAKLGKAGDYQVRYLEKAATPFERFFTGLIESRAGAAWMRHSDFARGLIAKASPQAAADLRFLEGSITPTRGVPVKALAYCFCGL, encoded by the coding sequence ATGAACGACACACCGCGTCGCGGTCCCATCGCCCGTTTCTTCGTCGGGCTGTGGGACGCGATGAATTTCACCCGCCGGTTGATCCTCAACCTGCTGTTCTTTGCCCTGCTGTTGCTGTTCCTCGCGATCCTCGGCGCCGGGCCGCGCACGCGGCCGTTGCTGGACCGCACCGCCCTGGTCATCGCCCCCGACGGGGCGCTGGTCGAGCAGTTCAGCAGTGACCCCGCCTCGCGCGCCCTGGCCAAGCTGCTGGGCGAGAAGCGGGGCGAGGTGCAGTTGCGCGATCTGGTGCGCGCGCTGGACGCCGCGCGCCGCGACAAGCGCATCGAGCGCGTGGTGCTGGATCTGGACAAGCTGCAGGCTGGCGGCATGGCCTCGCTGCGCGAGGTCGCGGACGCCATCGCCCGCGTGCGTGCCAGCGGCAAGCAGGTCGTCGCCTTCTCGGAAATGATGGACCAGAAGCAGTACCTGCTCGCCTCGCAGGCGAACGAGGTCTACCTCGACCCGATGGGCGGCATGCTGCTGGAAGGCCTGGGCCGTTACCGCACGTACTTCCGCCAGGGCCTGCAGGACAAGCTCGGCGTCGACGTGCACCTGTTCAAGGTGGGCGAATACAAGTCCGCGGCCGAACCGTACGTGCTGGACGGCGCCTCGCCCGAAGCGAAGGAAGCCGACCTGTACTGGATGAACGACGTCTGGCAGCGCTACCTGGCCGACGTGGCCAAGGCGCGCAAGCTCGACGCGGCGAAGCTGGCCGAGGGCATCGACCAGATGCCCGAAGGCATCGCCGCCGCGCAGGGCGACCTGGCCAAGTTCGCCCTGCAGGCCAAACTGGTGGACGGCCTGAAGACGCGCGAGGACGTGGACGACCTGCTGATCGAGCGCGGCATCGCCGACGAAGACGCCGAAGGCGGCTTCCGCCAGGTCTCGCTGGACGAATACCTGGTCAACGTCGACAGCGGCATCCAGGCGGTCGATCAGCGTCCGCAGATCGCCGTGGTGGTCGCCGAGGGCGAGATCAGCGGCGGCGAGCAGCCGCCGGGTTCGGTGGGCGGCGTGTCGACCTCCGCGCTGCTGCGCGAAGCGCGCGACGACGAGAACGTGAAGGCCGTGGTGCTGCGCGTGGATTCGCCGGGCGGCGAGGTGTTCGCGTCCGAGCAGATCCGCCGCGAGATCGTCGGCCTGAAGAAGGCTGGCAAGCCGGTCGCCGTGTCGATGGGCGACCTGGCCGCGTCGGGCGGTTACTGGATCTCGATGGACGCCGATCGCATCTACGCCGATGCCTCCACCATCACCGGCTCCATCGGCATCTTCGGCCTGATCCCGACCATCCCGCGCGCGCTGGAGAAGATCGGCGTGCGCAGCGACGGCGTGGGCACCACGCGTTTCGCCGGCGCCTTCGACATCACCCGTCCGTTGCAGCCGGAAGTCGGGCAGGTCATCCAGGCGGTGATCGACAAGGGCTACCGCGACTTCACCGGTCGTGTCGCGCAGGCGCGCAACAAGCCCGTCGAGCAGGTCGACGAGGTGGCGCGCGGCCGCGTGTGGACCGGTGCGCAGGCCAAGGAGCGCGGTCTGGTCGACGAACTGGGCGGCATGCAGCAGGCCATCGACTTCGCCGCCGAACGCGCGAAGCTGGGCAAGGCGGGCGACTACCAGGTGCGTTACCTGGAGAAGGCCGCGACGCCGTTCGAGCGCTTCTTCACCGGCCTGATCGAAAGCCGCGCGGGCGCGGCCTGGATGCGCCATTCGGATTTCGCACGCGGGCTGATCGCCAAGGCGTCGCCGCAGGCCGCCGCCGACCTGCGTTTCCTGGAAGGCTCCATCACGCCGACCCGAGGCGTACCGGTGAAGGCGCTGGCCTACTGCTTCTGCGGGTTGTAA
- a CDS encoding DUF4124 domain-containing protein: MRAAGKAPRRAFVAMMGLLACMAMAPASAQVVIYRCTDASGAVTLQSGTPCAKGSKQQKRVMETPQPPAFVPAPAIVAPAPAPAPAPMDVPTPPTPTPVAEIVEAPRQPPPALYECRTWDKQRYLSEDAQPPPRCAPLQVTGLDGQGDSAGGLACQRMEDQCQRIPDARLCEAWQQRLHDAQAASAFGAPDSPDPRPVDVAHVRGILEASNCAP; the protein is encoded by the coding sequence ATGCGGGCAGCGGGCAAGGCGCCGCGCCGCGCATTCGTGGCGATGATGGGACTGCTGGCCTGCATGGCGATGGCGCCGGCTTCCGCGCAGGTCGTGATCTACCGCTGCACCGACGCCAGTGGAGCCGTCACGCTGCAAAGCGGGACGCCGTGTGCGAAGGGCAGCAAGCAGCAGAAACGCGTGATGGAAACGCCACAGCCTCCCGCATTCGTGCCCGCACCAGCGATCGTGGCGCCCGCGCCTGCGCCTGCGCCTGCACCCATGGACGTTCCCACGCCGCCGACGCCCACGCCCGTTGCGGAGATCGTCGAGGCACCCCGGCAACCACCGCCGGCGTTGTACGAATGCCGCACCTGGGACAAGCAGCGCTACCTGTCCGAAGACGCACAGCCACCGCCGCGCTGCGCGCCGTTGCAGGTGACCGGGCTGGATGGCCAGGGCGACAGCGCGGGCGGCCTGGCGTGCCAGCGCATGGAAGACCAGTGCCAGCGCATCCCCGATGCGCGCCTGTGCGAGGCCTGGCAACAACGGCTGCACGACGCCCAGGCCGCCTCCGCCTTCGGCGCGCCGGACTCGCCGGATCCCCGGCCGGTCGATGTCGCGCACGTGCGCGGCATCCTCGAGGCGAGCAACTGCGCGCCCTGA